In Polynucleobacter sp. es-EL-1, the following are encoded in one genomic region:
- a CDS encoding thiol:disulfide interchange protein DsbA/DsbL, with amino-acid sequence MISFSKRLFLSCASIALAISLSGIAKAQGPKIEEGFDYRVMPVPQPVETKGKVEVIEFFWYGCPHCYDFEPELKAWLKRQPKDVSFRKVPVAFRDDFMPHSQLFYALEAIGKGDALNDKVMYAMHKENKRLMTENEIADWVASQGVDRNTFLAAYRSFAVISKARAARQMADAYRIDGVPTIVMQGRYVTSPSIAGTKAKSIVAMDFLEEKIRKNNYKQ; translated from the coding sequence ATGATTTCATTCTCTAAACGATTATTTTTATCTTGCGCCAGCATTGCTTTAGCGATTTCACTCTCTGGCATTGCGAAGGCTCAAGGCCCGAAAATTGAAGAGGGATTTGACTATCGAGTCATGCCCGTCCCGCAGCCAGTTGAGACTAAGGGTAAGGTCGAGGTCATAGAGTTTTTCTGGTACGGGTGTCCCCATTGTTATGACTTTGAGCCTGAGTTAAAAGCTTGGCTCAAGCGTCAGCCTAAAGATGTGAGCTTCCGTAAGGTGCCCGTTGCTTTCCGTGATGACTTTATGCCCCATAGCCAGTTGTTTTATGCGCTTGAGGCCATCGGTAAAGGCGATGCTCTGAATGACAAGGTGATGTACGCCATGCATAAAGAAAATAAACGCCTGATGACTGAGAATGAGATTGCAGATTGGGTCGCCTCACAAGGGGTTGATCGCAATACTTTCTTGGCAGCCTATCGTTCATTTGCTGTGATTTCAAAAGCCCGTGCAGCACGACAAATGGCCGATGCTTATCGCATTGATGGTGTTCCAACGATTGTGATGCAAGGTCGCTATGTCACTTCACCATCAATTGCTGGTACTAAAGCAAAATCGATTGTGGCGATGGATTTCTTGGAAGAAAAAATCCGCAAAAACAACTACAAGCAATAA
- a CDS encoding SPOR domain-containing protein, with protein sequence MNQRNQQTDLVLQDRSSNAEYGGTILGFILGLGVGLGIAFIIAFYLSKNTPQERPGVRAPNLPLTIKPSPAPAEGEAAQAVEPLDLNKPLQSKVATPTISSADPIADLAAGKKPAEAPSSPVMPVAKSDAIYYLQVGAFNKRADADAQKASLAIQGIQSQLSELSSEGSTLWRVRVGPYNSVEESNPVREKLTGMGIKSTVIKSSKS encoded by the coding sequence ATGAATCAAAGAAATCAACAGACTGACTTAGTCTTACAAGACAGATCGTCTAATGCAGAATATGGCGGTACTATTCTGGGCTTTATTTTGGGTCTCGGGGTCGGGCTGGGAATCGCATTCATCATTGCGTTCTATCTCTCTAAAAATACCCCCCAAGAGCGCCCAGGTGTTCGGGCCCCCAATCTACCATTGACCATTAAGCCTAGCCCTGCTCCAGCAGAGGGAGAGGCAGCCCAAGCGGTTGAACCGCTAGATTTAAATAAGCCTTTGCAGAGTAAGGTTGCTACCCCAACAATAAGCTCGGCAGATCCCATTGCGGATTTGGCGGCCGGCAAGAAGCCTGCTGAAGCACCTTCAAGCCCAGTGATGCCAGTGGCTAAGTCAGATGCCATTTATTATTTGCAGGTAGGCGCATTTAATAAGCGTGCAGATGCAGATGCGCAAAAAGCGAGTTTAGCTATTCAAGGAATTCAGTCACAATTAAGCGAGCTCTCAAGCGAAGGCAGTACTTTGTGGCGTGTTCGGGTTGGTCCATACAATAGTGTTGAAGAAAGTAACCCTGTGCGGGAAAAATTAACCGGCATGGGCATTAAATCAACTGTTATTAAATCAAGCAAATCATGA
- the argS gene encoding arginine--tRNA ligase — translation MLLTNKNRLIHMLSSALQALAQERDLGEAPVPRLERPKAVDHGDVACNIALQLSKAWKLNPRELAQSLVERLQQEAGYSELISSCEIAGPGFINFRLSNAAKTAVVQEVLATGADFGKAGKDSASVANAMIEFVSANPTGPLHVGHGRQAALGDALANLLATQGIQVHREFYYNDAGVQIANLALSVQARLNGLKPGDASWPESAYNGEYIAEIATAFKASPQYKDDLEAIRQFAVAYLRNEQDIDLKTFGVKFDCYYLESSLYTDGSVAQIVQDLQSIGKTYEAEGALWLKTTDDGDDKDRVMRKSDGSFTYFVPDVAYHTSKWNRGFEKVINVQGSDHHGTIARVRSGLQGVAQKRGWDIPKTYPEYVLHKMVTVMRHGEEVKISKRAGSYVTVRDLVEWSGGVTPEMTADERELALQRGRDAVRFFLISRKADTEFVFDIDLALQQNDENPVFYVQYAHARICSILSQWNGESSALKDADLSLLQSKASDHLLRRLAEYPEVLSDAAADLAPHALAFYLRDLAGDFHTFYNADRVLVDDPALKLARLALLSATRQVLENGLKVLGVSAPAKM, via the coding sequence ATGTTGTTAACTAATAAAAATCGATTAATTCACATGCTGAGTTCTGCTTTGCAGGCTCTGGCTCAAGAGCGTGATCTTGGGGAGGCTCCCGTACCGCGCTTGGAGCGCCCTAAAGCTGTAGATCATGGAGATGTCGCATGCAATATCGCCCTCCAGCTCTCAAAGGCTTGGAAGCTGAATCCAAGAGAATTGGCTCAGTCATTGGTAGAGCGTTTACAGCAAGAAGCAGGGTATAGCGAGTTAATCTCTTCATGTGAAATCGCTGGCCCAGGTTTTATTAATTTTCGCTTAAGCAATGCAGCTAAAACCGCAGTAGTTCAAGAAGTTCTTGCTACGGGAGCTGATTTTGGTAAAGCTGGCAAAGACAGTGCTTCGGTAGCTAACGCCATGATTGAGTTTGTTTCAGCCAATCCAACCGGGCCTCTACATGTTGGTCATGGGCGTCAAGCTGCGCTTGGTGATGCGTTGGCCAATTTATTGGCCACACAAGGTATACAAGTACATCGTGAGTTCTATTACAACGATGCTGGGGTGCAGATCGCCAACTTGGCGCTCTCAGTACAGGCGCGCTTAAATGGCCTAAAGCCTGGTGATGCTTCCTGGCCAGAAAGTGCTTATAACGGTGAATACATTGCAGAGATTGCGACAGCTTTTAAGGCTTCACCCCAATACAAAGATGATCTTGAAGCAATTCGGCAATTTGCAGTTGCCTATTTACGTAATGAGCAAGATATTGACTTAAAAACTTTTGGTGTGAAATTCGATTGCTATTACTTAGAATCCTCTTTGTATACCGATGGTAGCGTTGCCCAAATTGTTCAAGATTTGCAGAGCATTGGAAAGACTTATGAAGCAGAGGGCGCGCTGTGGTTAAAGACTACGGATGATGGTGACGATAAAGATCGAGTCATGCGTAAGTCCGATGGTAGCTTTACCTATTTTGTTCCAGATGTTGCGTATCACACTAGTAAATGGAACCGTGGCTTTGAGAAGGTCATTAATGTGCAAGGCAGTGACCACCACGGTACGATCGCGCGAGTGCGCTCTGGGCTACAAGGGGTGGCACAAAAGCGGGGCTGGGATATCCCTAAAACCTATCCTGAATATGTTCTACACAAGATGGTGACAGTGATGCGCCATGGTGAAGAAGTCAAGATTTCTAAACGTGCGGGCTCTTATGTGACTGTGCGCGATTTGGTTGAATGGTCTGGCGGCGTAACTCCAGAGATGACTGCTGATGAGCGAGAGTTGGCCTTACAGCGTGGACGTGATGCCGTGCGATTCTTTTTGATCTCTCGTAAAGCGGATACCGAATTTGTATTTGATATTGATTTGGCTTTGCAGCAAAACGATGAAAATCCTGTTTTCTATGTACAGTATGCGCATGCCCGAATTTGCTCTATATTGAGTCAGTGGAACGGTGAATCGAGCGCACTAAAAGACGCCGACCTTTCCTTATTACAAAGCAAGGCTTCTGATCATTTATTACGTCGCTTGGCAGAGTATCCTGAGGTCTTGAGTGATGCAGCAGCAGATTTAGCGCCACATGCTCTAGCCTTCTATTTGCGTGATTTAGCAGGGGATTTCCATACCTTCTATAACGCAGATCGTGTTTTGGTAGATGACCCTGCGCTGAAGTTAGCACGTCTTGCCTTGTTATCTGCAACGCGCCAAGTGTTGGAAAATGGCTTAAAAGTATTGGGCGTTTCAGCACCCGCTAAGATGTAG
- a CDS encoding DUF1840 domain-containing protein, whose amino-acid sequence MIYQFRSKAGPDVIMLADLTQRIFDILGRPLEPRGILTVEQLPTLITNLENAILKDLEERAKSNADDQEKPKLADRLGQRAYPFLELMKQAKSKEEPVLWGV is encoded by the coding sequence ATGATCTATCAATTTCGCTCTAAAGCGGGTCCGGATGTCATTATGTTGGCAGACCTCACCCAACGGATATTTGATATTTTGGGCCGCCCTCTCGAGCCTAGGGGCATTTTAACGGTCGAACAATTACCAACCCTCATTACAAACCTTGAGAATGCCATTCTTAAAGACTTAGAGGAGCGCGCTAAGAGCAATGCCGATGATCAAGAAAAACCGAAATTAGCTGATAGGCTTGGGCAGCGCGCCTATCCATTTTTAGAGCTCATGAAGCAGGCCAAATCCAAGGAAGAACCCGTTCTGTGGGGCGTCTGA